The DNA region CGTCGTGGAAACCGTGATGAGCACGATCGAGCAGCTCAAGCGCGAGCGCGTGAGCATGCTGCTCGTCGAGCAGAACGCCGAGATGGCGCTGCGCCTGGCCGACCGGGTGTACGTGATCGACCACGGCGCGATCGTCTTCGAGGGGACGCCCGCCACTCTCAGGGCCGACGTCGCCATCACCACGACCTATCTCGGCGTCGGTGGCTCCACCGTCTAGTCGGTCACCTGGTCACCGGGAGCCTCACTCAAGACGAGACCGTGACCTTCGCGCGCACGACGTTGAAGGTCGACACCGGGCGCGAGAATCCCTTCAGGGCCAGCTCGCCCACCGGCTCCACCTCCACGAGATCCTCGACGGCGCCGCAGAGGCGGCGGGGGACGAGGATCTGGCCCGGCTTGGCCTCGCCGCAGAGACGCGCGGCCAGGTTCGTCACGGTCCCGATCGCGCCGTAGTCCCAGCGGCCCTCGAAGCCGATGGCGCCGATCGTGGCGTAGCCTTGCGCGAGGCCCACGCCGAAGTCGAGGTCGAAGCCGCGCTTGCGCCAGCCCTGGGCCAGGACCGCCACGCGCTGGCTCATGGCGAGCGCCATGCGGATGGCCCGCTCGGCCGGGTTGGGCACGGGCAGCGGGTCGTTGAAGAAGATCATCATCCCGTCGCCGGTGAAGCGCTCGAGCGTGCCCTCGTGCTCGAGGATGAGCCGGCCCATCTCCGCGTGATACTCCCGCAGCACCCCCATGACCTCTTCGGGCTCCGCCGTCTCCGCGAAGGCGGTGAAGCCCCGGAGGTCGAGGAAGACGACCGTCACCTCCCGGCGGTGACTCTTGAGCGGATCCTCGGCGCCGCCGGAGACGATCAGCTCGGCGAGCTGGGGGGAGAAGAACCGCTTGAGGCGTCCCAGACGCTCGAGCTGCGCGACCTGCTCCCGCACGACCGATTCCAGGTTCCGGTTGATGCTCTCCAGCTGATCGTAGAGCGTCTTGATCCGGAGCAGCGAGCGGACGCGCGCCAGCAGCTCCGCCTGATTGATGGGCTTGGTGAGGAAGTCGTCGGCGCCCGCCTCGAGGCCTTTGATCCGCTCCTGGGCGGGATCGAGGGCCGTCACCATCACCACCGGAAGCACCGCCGTGGCCGGATTGGCCCGGATCTTCCGGCAGACCTCGTAGCCGCTCATCTCCGGCATCACCACGTCGAGGAGCACCAGGTCGGGCTGCTCCTTGTCGACGAGCTCCAGCGCCTGCGGTCCCGACGACGCGGTGACCACCACGTAGCCTTTGACCCGGAGCAGGTCGGCCAGGAGCTTGACGTTGTTCGGGGTATCGTCGACGACCAGGATCCTGGCGGAGGCGCTCATGACCGGCTCAGGATGGCCTGCACCGCCGCCAGGAACTCCTTCACGTTGATGGGCTTGGTCTGGTAGCCGTCGAAGCCGGCCGCCATGATCTTCTGCCGGTCGTGCGTCATCGCGGAGGCGGTGACGGCGATCACCGGAATGGCGCGCGTCGTCGGATCACTCCGGAGCTGCCCCAGCGCGGTGATCCCGTTGATCCCCGGCAGCTGGATGTCCATCAGGATGAGGGCGGGGTGCCGCTCGCGGGCCAGGCGAACGGCGTCCTCCCCCGTCTCGGCCTCCACGGTCTGGTAGCCCCTGAACTGGAGCACGTCGCGCAAGAGCTTCCGGTTCTTCTCGTTGTCCTCGACGATCAGGATCAGCTCGTTGGCCATGGTCTCACCGGCAGCGTGAAGGTGAAGGTCGAGCCCTTGCCCACTTCGCTCTCGAGCCAGATCCTGCCCCCGTGCAATTCGACGAACCTTTTCGTGAGCGTGAGTCCCAGTCCCGTCCCTTCGCGCTGGCGGGCGTCGGCCCCCCCGACCTGACGGAACTCCTCGAAGATCGCCTCCTGGTCTTCCGGCGCGATGCCGATCCCGGTGTCATGGACGGAGATCTCGACCGCGCCATCGGCCAGCGCCGCCCGCAGCTCCACGCGGCCGCCCTCGGGCGTGAACTTCACCGCGTTCGAGAGCAGGTTGAGGAGGATCTGCTTGACCTTGCGCTCGTCGCCCGCGACCTCGCCGAGCCGGCCGTCCACCTCCAGCTCGAGCGCGATCTGATGGCGGCTGGCGCGCTCCTTCATCAGGGTGAGCGCGTTCTCCAGGGCGGCGGGCAGGTTGAACAAGGTGAGCTCCAGGTCCATCCGGCCGGCCTCGACCTTGGACAGATCGAGGATGTCATTGATCAGCGAGAGGAGATGCCGCCCCGAGCCGATGATGTCCTGGATGTACTCGGCCTGCTTGTCGTTGAGCTCGCCGAACATCCGCTCCTGGAGGACTTCGGAGAAGCCGATGATCGCGTTGAGCGGCGTGCGCAGCTCGTGGGACATGTTGGCGAGGA from Candidatus Methylomirabilota bacterium includes:
- a CDS encoding ABC transporter ATP-binding protein, translating into VVETVMSTIEQLKRERVSMLLVEQNAEMALRLADRVYVIDHGAIVFEGTPATLRADVAITTTYLGVGGSTV
- a CDS encoding response regulator; amino-acid sequence: MSASARILVVDDTPNNVKLLADLLRVKGYVVVTASSGPQALELVDKEQPDLVLLDVVMPEMSGYEVCRKIRANPATAVLPVVMVTALDPAQERIKGLEAGADDFLTKPINQAELLARVRSLLRIKTLYDQLESINRNLESVVREQVAQLERLGRLKRFFSPQLAELIVSGGAEDPLKSHRREVTVVFLDLRGFTAFAETAEPEEVMGVLREYHAEMGRLILEHEGTLERFTGDGMMIFFNDPLPVPNPAERAIRMALAMSQRVAVLAQGWRKRGFDLDFGVGLAQGYATIGAIGFEGRWDYGAIGTVTNLAARLCGEAKPGQILVPRRLCGAVEDLVEVEPVGELALKGFSRPVSTFNVVRAKVTVSS
- a CDS encoding response regulator, whose translation is MANELILIVEDNEKNRKLLRDVLQFRGYQTVEAETGEDAVRLARERHPALILMDIQLPGINGITALGQLRSDPTTRAIPVIAVTASAMTHDRQKIMAAGFDGYQTKPINVKEFLAAVQAILSRS